AGTGGGTGAAAATCATGAGTAATTTAGACAAATTTGACGCCAAGTTAAAAGCGGCTTACCAAGCTAACAAGCAGAACAAACCGTTAACTTTGGCTGCTCGCATCAAGGTGCGACTAGTTAGCTTTGCCCATCATTTTTTGGGTCGTATAGAAACTTGGCAGTGGAGCGCGGTTACTTGCTCACTCGCTTTACTTTTCACCTTATGGTATCAAAATCAACATGTTGATATTGATAAAGAATATAACTCAAGTGCTCATTTAGTCAGTTATGGAGATTTTCAACACATCGAAACGCATGAGCTACAGCAAGGCCAGTATCTTGCCCGTATAGGTGAACAGAAAAAAGTGCTGGACGCTAGATTTGAGGCTGCGAAACAACAAGTTCAAAAACAGCGTTACGGTCGACTCGTTGCGATTAACGATGATGCTTGGTTAATTGAAGAGTGTAATACCCATACTCTCATAGAGTTAAAACAAAGCCTACTTAGCGTGATGCCACAGCCAAAAACTAGTGTTATCAATTTTAATACGCCAGTTATGCTAGCACTGTCGACCGCCAACAACGGACAAATTATTGCTATTGAAAGTACGGGGCAAAACCAAGTTTTGGCTTGCCCCTAACTGGCGCTTACTCTTAAATCATAATAAGGCTGGCAATAAAGAAGCAGATAATTGCTAATACCCCACCCACCAATGCATAAGGTAACTGGGTTTTAACATGAGTCAGTAAGTCACATCCAGATGCCAGTGCCGATACCGCGCTGGTATCAGAGATAGGCGAGCAGTGATCACCAAATATTCCGCCACTTAAGATAGCGCCAAGCACAAGCGATGGTGGCAGGCCTAGCGCTTGAATAAGTGGCACACCAATCGGTATTAATATGGCGAAGGTGCCCCATGATGTACCTGTTGTAAATGACATGATTGCACCAGTTATAAAGAGTACAGGCACTATCAAGTAAATAGGCAGATAGTCACCAACTAAAGACGCAACAAAAGTCCCTGTTCCCAACTCTTTTAGACTTGCACCTAAAGTTAAAGAGAGTAACACAATGCTTACCAATGGCAGCAGCTCCCCCATTCCCTTAAAGCCAACATCCATTAGCTCGTGATGACTAAATCTCTTACCAGTTAAAAGCAGCAGGTACGCAACGGTTGAAGCTAAAATTGTGGCATAAAGTACTGACTTAGAGCCGCTACCATTTGCCAATACACCATTGCCTGTCCAAAACATAAATCCAATCATACTTACAATCAGCGTTAACAAAGGGATCAGCATATAACGCGATTTGGTGGCACTTGGCCCACTACTTATTTCAGCTGTATGGTGCTTTAACTCTTGCTCTGCGGCCCTCATCGGTCCATGAACTTTATCAAAAACTATCGTATAGAGAACAATTAACAGTGCAATAATCGCATAAAAATTGAACGCAACACTACCCCATAAAATACTCACTGCCGACTGCTCAAGTTCGTAGTTACTCAGCAATCCAAGCACATAAGCGCCCCAGCCATTAAGTAAAATCAAAATACATACAGGAGCGCTAGTGCTATCGATGATATAAGCCAAACGAGCCCGACTCATTTTGAACTTATCAAATAGTCCCCTCGCAACAATACCAGAGGTTAGTACACTCATATTTGATTCGATGAACACTGCCGCGCCAGTAAACATGGTTAGTAAGCCAACCTGACGTTTACTTTTAGCGACGCCTCGATTAAGCAGCATATTCACCGTTGCAGCAACTCCGCCTGACTCTCTGATGTAGGCGAGCAATGCACCGATCACTATACTAAAAATCAAGATCCGGCTGTTACCTGCCGATGTCGCAACCTCAATAACACGTTCAATACTGCCTACGAATGTGCCGGCAACTAGTGACTGCTGACCATGTAGAGCCAATAAAAATTCGGAAGAAACTAGCGCTAAAATCAATGCGATAATCACTTCTTTACGCCAAAACACGACTGCAATTGCAATCAAAGGTGGCAAAATCGAGTACCAAGCCATATAGTTTAATCTATAAATTCAAAACACTTAGCTTAAGTTAAGCGGTTTAAAACACCAAGTCTTTGCGACTAAATTAAATTTAAGTCAACATTTAACCCCAATACTGGTACAATGAGTGTGTTTTGTGCAATTATATTCCTTTTTGATCTATCGTAACGTTCCAATTGAACCTATAATATGGACAGATTAATTTAGTTCGGATTGAGTATCGCATGTCTACATTTGTCAAAATAAAAGCACTTCGTCCATCACTATCAAATAGTGAAGCAAAGCTTGCTGACTTTACCTTGAGCTCGGGCGATAAAATCCGTGCGCTTTCCTCCGTTGAGCTGGCACGCGAAGCCGGTGTCAGCCAATCTAGCGTCGTAAAATTTGCCCAAAAGCTGGGTTATAAAGGATTTCCAGCATTTAAACTTGCCGTTGTTGATGCGCTCAACGAGCAAACAGATACCAGCGCACCAATTGATGAGTTAATTTCCAGTAATGACTCCATCGAGTTAATCGCAGATAAATTACAACTAAAACAGCAAAATGTTATTTCCGAAACTCGAAAACTTAACTCAGCAAAACAGTTTGAGAACGCAATTCAGTTGGTGAAGAACGCACGAAAAGTCATTGTGTGTGCACTAGGTAGTACCTTCACTATGGCCCAAGATTTAACTTGGAAACTCCAAAAGCTTGGTATTCCGGCAATTGCTCAGGTTGATGAAATCAGCGCCTCTAGCTTTATTGCAACGATGGGGAAAGACGATCTTTTTATTGTGATCAGCAATACGGGATCCAGCAAAAGCTTGCTAACCTTGACTAATCAAGCATTGGATAATGGCTGTAAATGTCTCGCCATTTCACGTTATGGTAGCCACTCACTCGCGGAAATGGCAGATGCGATACTGTATTGCATCAATGAAGGGGAGCCACTTAAGCATTCAGGCATGCTGTCTCGTACTTCTCAAGCCTACCTTATTGATGTTTTATTCACGGCACTTGCACAATCAAACCTGCATTGGCAAAAACGCGTGGATAAGGCCAATGAAAACATGCAAGTATTGCGTAGCGAGTAAGACTTAAGCCACTCACGGCAGACTCGTGCTGCCGTTTATCTCTAGCAAAAACCCGTTACGGCCTTGGGTATAATAAATACTTTTTCCGCTGCTCTAAAAAATTTTGTACATCCTGCTGCCACAGTTTTCTCAACTCTGATGCCGATTGGCCAGACTCTATGGCTTTGCGGATTTTGTCCGTGCCTGCAAGCTTATCGAGAAAATCGGGGGACTGAAAAAACGCTTTATTCTCGTGCTTGAACTGTGCGTGTGCAGCAACAAACCAAGTTAGATCAAAACCTCGTACATTGCTGTTTCTTAAGTCCTGACCAAACGCAGTCACACCATTTAATTTAGGATTGGAAGCCGCACCTAGCACTGGTCGAGGAGTGAACTGAAACTCACCCAATTTAGGATCTGGGTAGCCAAAAACTTGAAATGGAAAATCCGTTCCACGACCAACAGAAATAGGTGTCGCTTCAAAAAAGCACAATGATGGATACAAGTAGATTGCTTGTTGGTTTGGCAGGTTAGGACTTGGTGGTATCGGCAATCGATATTCAGTGCTACCACTATAATTTCGCATTGGAAATACACGTAACTGTAGCGCTTTAAGCGAGGTTAACCACCCCTCTCCTTTAATCATAGTTGCCAGTTCGCCAACGGTCATGCCATGCAATACGGGAATGGGATGCATACCAACAAAAGATTGAAATGGTTTTTCTAATAATGGGCCATCAACATATGCAATATTTGGATTAGGCCTATCAAAAACCCAAAATTCAATATTTGCATCGGCTGCGGCTTCCATCGCGAGGTGCATAGTGCTGATGTAAGTATAAAAGCGCAACCCCACATCTTGAATATCAAAAATAAGCACATCAGTATCTTTGAGCTGCTCAGGCTTTGGCTTTTTATTACTGCCATAAAGCGAAATGATTGGTAGCCCAGTTTTCACATCTTTTGCGTCATCTACTTTAGCACCCGCATCATAATTACCACGAAAACCGTGTTCCGGTGCGAAGACCTTTTTAACATCCACTTCTTTATTAAGTAAGTAATCAACTAGGTGTTGGTCTTCAATGCGGGATGTTTGGTTTACGATTAATCCGACGCGCTTACCTTTTAACACAGGTAAATACTCATCTGCGCGCTCAACGCCTAAGGTAAGCGCTTCAACGGTTAAAGGAACACAACAAAAAACAAGCAATAAAAAAATTCTGAGTGATTGAAACATATAACGCTTTCTCTAAATAAATACGCGATTAGGGTATCAGTCAGAAAAAAAATGAAAAGTGTTTAGGGAGTTTTATCATGCAGTAGTGAATCTCTGAGCGTCGTCGTATTCAACTTCCGTAACAGATCGCAGGGTAAACCTGCTCCTACATGAGATATTTAGGCACAAAAAAACCGACTTTCGTCGGCTTGTTTATCTCTTTATTTAACCACTTGAGGAAAAGTGGCGGATGCAGGACGTGTGTTGTGGAGAGTGAACCTCCAACTCCCTGTTTCCTACCTTTATTATTTAACCACTTAAGGAAAAGTGCTGGACGCAGGACATATATTGTGGAGAGTGAACCTCCAACTGCCTGTTTCCTACCTTTATTATTTAACCACTTAAGGAAAAGTGGCGGACGCAGGAGGATTCGAACCTCCGACCGCCTGGTTCGTAGCCAGGTACTCTATCCAGCTGAGCTATGCGTCCGTTATGAATGTATAGTTTTCCAACTTTCTTTATATTTAACCACTTAAAGAAAAGTGCTGGACGCAGGACATATATTGTGGAGAGTGAACCTCCAACTGCCTGTTTCCTACCTTTATTATTTAACCACTTAAGGAAAAGTGGCGGACGCAGGAGGATTCGAACCTCCGACCGCCTGGTTCGTAGCCAGGTACTCTATCCAGCTGAGCTATGCGTCCGTTATGAATGTATAGTTTTCCAACTTCCTTTATATTTAACCACCTAAAGAAAAGTGCCGGACGCAGGACGTATTTTGTGAAGGTGAACCTCCGACTTCCTGTTTCCTACCTTTATTATTTAACCACTTAAGGAGAAGTGGCGGACGCAGGAGGATTCGAACCTCCGACCGCCTGGTTCGTAGCCAGGTACTCTATCCAGCTGAGCTATGCGTCCGTTATGAATGTATAGTTTTCCAACTTTCTTTATATTTAACCACTTAAAGAAAAGTGCTGGACGCAGGACATATATTGTGGAGAGTGAACCTCCAACTGCCTGTTTCCTACCTTTATTATTTAACCACTTGAGGAAAAGTGGCGGACGCAGGACGTATTTTGTGAAGGTGAACCTCAAACTGCCTGTTTCCTACCTTTATTATTTAACCACTTGAGGAAAAGTGGCGGACGCAGGAGGATTCGAACCTCCGACCGCCTGGTTCGTAGCCAGGTACTCTATCCAGCTGAGCTATGCGTCCGTACAAGACAACCATTAAAAAATGGCGGAGAGGGAGGGATTCGAACCCTCGATAGGGCTACAAACCCTATACTCCCTTAGCAGGGGAGCGCCTTCGGCCACTCGGCCACCTCTCCGTCTTGTGGGGCGTATAATATAGGTTAGAAAAAATATGTCAAATACTTTTCTTGTAAAAAAGCACTGAATGGTGATAGATTGTGCAGTCTGCTTAGTTACTCGGCACTAACGCCAATTTTTACTCATTTTGTAGGGGGTTAGGATCGCTGTAGGTATTTCTTAATGCACGCTGTTGACGCAAAACTTCGTCCAAAAATACTTCTTGATAACCAAGCTGCTGAAACTCAGCGATACAAGCCCGATAATATAAAATTCTCGCTTGCTCGTGCTCATCGACATTTTCAAACTCATTATTGCTCATCTTATTGGATTCCCTATTCGTTATTTTTAACGCAGCATTAGAACTTGAAAAAGACTAGTTAGGAAATTGGGATAATCTAGTTTCAAAAGAGAAACAACTTTTATTATTAATAGGAGTTGGCAATAACTACATAATACGACTAAGTATTCAAAAATACTGTGAGATTTATCTTACAAAAATAACAGAAAAGCGCCATAAGGCGCTTTTCTAGATGTACTTTCAGATTACGTGAAAATACTTACTGTTCAGCTTGCACTTCAGGACGCATGTGTGGGAACAAGATAACGTCTTTAATAGTCGGTGAGTCTGTGAATAACATCACAAGGCGATCGATACCAATCCCCTCACCTGCTGTTGGTGGTAAACCATGTTCTAGCGCACGAATATAATCCGCATCGTAGTGCATTGCTTCATCGTCACCTGCATCTTTTTCTTCCACTTGGCGAGCAAAGCGCGCAGCTTGGTCTTCAGCGTCATTAAGCTCAGAGAAACCATTTGCAAGCTCACGGCCACCCACGAAGAACTCGAAGCGGTCGGTGATAAATGGATTTTCATCGTTACGACGCGCCAGCGGAGACACTTCCCAAGGATATTCAGTGATGAATGTCGGTTGGATAAGTCTGTGTTCAGCGACTTCTTCGAAGATTTCACATAGGAACTTACCTGGGCCCCATACACAGTTTTCAGGGATCTTAACGTGGACTTTCTTAGCGTATGCTTTTAGTGCTTCAAAGTGGTTTTCTGGATCTTTAAAGATTTCAGCTTGTGCTTCAGCATCTGGGCCATATTGTAAAATAGCATCAGCCATAGACAAACGCTGGAACGCACTGCCAAAGTCATACTCAATCGTCTCTGTCACTTCGCCTTCAGCATTTTTCACAGTATTAACAACTGTAGTAGTGCCTAACACATCTTGTGCCACGGTGCGTAACATGTCTTCGGTCAAGTTCATCAAATCATTGTAATCCGCGTATGCTTGATAGAACTCAATCATAGTGAATTCTGGATTATGACGCGTAGATAGACCTTCGTTACGGAAGTTACGGTTGATTTCAAATACACGCTCAAAACCACCAACCACTAGACGCTTAAGATATAGCTCAGGCGCGATACGTAGATACATATCAATATCTAGTGCATTGTGATGCGTTACAAATGGACGTGCAGACGCACCACCAGGAATAACCTGTAGCATCGGCGTTTCCACTTCCATAAAGTCACGCTCAGCTAAGAAACGGCGAATACCTTCAATCACTTTTGAACGAATACGGAATGTTTCGCGCGTGTCCATGTTAGTGATCAAATCAACATAACGCTGACGGTATTTTGCTTCTTGGTCAGTCAGACCGTGGAACTTTTCAGGTAGCGGACGTAGCGACTTAGTAAGTAGTTCATACTCAACCATGTCGACGTAAAGATCACCCTTACCAGATTTATGAAGCGGACCTTTAACACCAACGATATCGCCGATATCTAATTGACCATACTTCTCTTTTAGGTCTTTTTGTACGTCTTTTGAAGCATAAGCCTGAATACGACCTTTCATGTCTTGCAACACTAAGAAAGGACCACGTTTCGCAAGCAGACGACCCGCAACAGAAACATGATGATCAAGTTCTACTAGCTCTTCCTTCGATTTATCACCAAACTTAGCTTGTAGATCTTGTGTGTAGTCTTCGCGGCGGAATGAGTTCGGGTGGCCATTCGCAGGGCAATTTTCCCGGATCGCATCTAGCTTGCCACGACGCTCAGCAATAAGTTTATTTTCGTCTTGATTGTGATCTGTCATTGTTTAGCTCTTAGTTTAGCTTGTGGATTAAAGGCCTGATTTCAGGCTTGCTTCGATAAATTTGTCTAAATCGCCGTCTAGTACGGCTTGGGTATTGCGATTTTCAATACCTGTACGCAAATCTTTAATACGTGAATCATCTAGCACGTATGACCGGATTTGGCTGCCCCAACCGATGTCAGATTTTGCATCTTCTTGGGCTTGCTTTTCAGCGTTTTGCTTTTGCAGTTCAAGTTCAAACAATTTCGCCTTTAACTGCTTCATCGCTTGGTCTTTGTTCTTGTGCTGCGAACGGTCATTCTGACACTGCACTACCGTATTGGTTGGTAAGTGCGTAATACGTACCGCAGATTCTGTACGGTTAACGTGCTGACCACCCGCGCCCGATGCACGATATACATCGATACGAAGATCTGCAGGATTAATATCGATTTCGATATTGTCATCAATTTCTGGGTAAACGAATACAGAAGCAAACGAAGTATGACGACGGCCGCCTGAATCAAAAGGACTCTTACGTACTAAGCGGTGTACGCC
This portion of the Pseudoalteromonas sp. GCY genome encodes:
- the lysS gene encoding lysine--tRNA ligase; the protein is MTDHNQDENKLIAERRGKLDAIRENCPANGHPNSFRREDYTQDLQAKFGDKSKEELVELDHHVSVAGRLLAKRGPFLVLQDMKGRIQAYASKDVQKDLKEKYGQLDIGDIVGVKGPLHKSGKGDLYVDMVEYELLTKSLRPLPEKFHGLTDQEAKYRQRYVDLITNMDTRETFRIRSKVIEGIRRFLAERDFMEVETPMLQVIPGGASARPFVTHHNALDIDMYLRIAPELYLKRLVVGGFERVFEINRNFRNEGLSTRHNPEFTMIEFYQAYADYNDLMNLTEDMLRTVAQDVLGTTTVVNTVKNAEGEVTETIEYDFGSAFQRLSMADAILQYGPDAEAQAEIFKDPENHFEALKAYAKKVHVKIPENCVWGPGKFLCEIFEEVAEHRLIQPTFITEYPWEVSPLARRNDENPFITDRFEFFVGGRELANGFSELNDAEDQAARFARQVEEKDAGDDEAMHYDADYIRALEHGLPPTAGEGIGIDRLVMLFTDSPTIKDVILFPHMRPEVQAEQ
- a CDS encoding MurR/RpiR family transcriptional regulator, which produces MSTFVKIKALRPSLSNSEAKLADFTLSSGDKIRALSSVELAREAGVSQSSVVKFAQKLGYKGFPAFKLAVVDALNEQTDTSAPIDELISSNDSIELIADKLQLKQQNVISETRKLNSAKQFENAIQLVKNARKVIVCALGSTFTMAQDLTWKLQKLGIPAIAQVDEISASSFIATMGKDDLFIVISNTGSSKSLLTLTNQALDNGCKCLAISRYGSHSLAEMADAILYCINEGEPLKHSGMLSRTSQAYLIDVLFTALAQSNLHWQKRVDKANENMQVLRSE
- a CDS encoding Na+/H+ antiporter NhaC family protein, producing the protein MAWYSILPPLIAIAVVFWRKEVIIALILALVSSEFLLALHGQQSLVAGTFVGSIERVIEVATSAGNSRILIFSIVIGALLAYIRESGGVAATVNMLLNRGVAKSKRQVGLLTMFTGAAVFIESNMSVLTSGIVARGLFDKFKMSRARLAYIIDSTSAPVCILILLNGWGAYVLGLLSNYELEQSAVSILWGSVAFNFYAIIALLIVLYTIVFDKVHGPMRAAEQELKHHTAEISSGPSATKSRYMLIPLLTLIVSMIGFMFWTGNGVLANGSGSKSVLYATILASTVAYLLLLTGKRFSHHELMDVGFKGMGELLPLVSIVLLSLTLGASLKELGTGTFVASLVGDYLPIYLIVPVLFITGAIMSFTTGTSWGTFAILIPIGVPLIQALGLPPSLVLGAILSGGIFGDHCSPISDTSAVSALASGCDLLTHVKTQLPYALVGGVLAIICFFIASLIMI
- a CDS encoding exo-beta-N-acetylmuramidase NamZ family protein; this encodes MFQSLRIFLLLVFCCVPLTVEALTLGVERADEYLPVLKGKRVGLIVNQTSRIEDQHLVDYLLNKEVDVKKVFAPEHGFRGNYDAGAKVDDAKDVKTGLPIISLYGSNKKPKPEQLKDTDVLIFDIQDVGLRFYTYISTMHLAMEAAADANIEFWVFDRPNPNIAYVDGPLLEKPFQSFVGMHPIPVLHGMTVGELATMIKGEGWLTSLKALQLRVFPMRNYSGSTEYRLPIPPSPNLPNQQAIYLYPSLCFFEATPISVGRGTDFPFQVFGYPDPKLGEFQFTPRPVLGAASNPKLNGVTAFGQDLRNSNVRGFDLTWFVAAHAQFKHENKAFFQSPDFLDKLAGTDKIRKAIESGQSASELRKLWQQDVQNFLEQRKKYLLYPRP